Proteins encoded together in one Acidiferrobacterales bacterium window:
- a CDS encoding transporter substrate-binding domain-containing protein, protein MKSLLASSLIFVALSLVPLQATSAQEGSVRVGVDPGYPPFSGVGESGDLKGFDIDIAQTLCDTMNVVCKFVKVEWKGLIPQLRAGTIDAIVSSMSITEERREKVAFTERYYSNVVRFVAHKNSTFNPNEPAGRTIGVAPATVSSMWLEKNVASIATIRYFTEQGSIYEALKSGEIDAIFGDGLGYWHWLQGPDGADFDFTGDGYRIDEGIGIAVRKDDRELLDKLNQAIRTILDDGTYEKINDRYFPFSIY, encoded by the coding sequence ATGAAGAGTTTGCTCGCGAGTTCCCTGATTTTTGTTGCGCTGTCCTTGGTTCCCCTTCAGGCTACCAGCGCGCAAGAGGGATCGGTTCGAGTTGGTGTGGACCCAGGCTATCCGCCGTTCAGCGGGGTCGGTGAATCAGGTGACCTCAAAGGTTTTGATATTGACATCGCACAGACGCTTTGTGACACGATGAACGTTGTTTGTAAATTTGTGAAAGTCGAGTGGAAAGGCTTGATTCCACAACTTCGTGCAGGAACAATTGATGCGATAGTTTCGAGTATGTCAATCACTGAGGAACGGCGCGAGAAAGTCGCATTTACAGAGCGCTATTACAGCAATGTTGTACGGTTTGTCGCGCACAAGAATTCAACATTCAACCCGAATGAACCAGCTGGTCGCACGATCGGTGTCGCACCGGCAACTGTCTCTTCCATGTGGCTCGAAAAGAATGTTGCCAGCATTGCAACCATCCGGTACTTTACTGAACAGGGATCGATTTATGAGGCACTGAAGTCAGGTGAGATCGATGCCATTTTTGGTGACGGGCTCGGATATTGGCATTGGCTGCAGGGCCCTGATGGTGCCGACTTTGACTTCACAGGAGACGGTTATCGAATTGATGAAGGGATCGGCATCGCAGTTCGCAAAGACGACCGGGAACTGCTTGACAAGTTAAATCAGGCGATTCGTACAATTCTTGACGACGGTACGTATGAAAAGATCAACGATCGCTATTTCCCATTCAGCATTTACTGA